In a genomic window of Polypterus senegalus isolate Bchr_013 chromosome 13, ASM1683550v1, whole genome shotgun sequence:
- the LOC120542252 gene encoding coiled-coil domain-containing protein 34-like has protein sequence MAPLSFTGHYCREREHTKFSLKEKRQELLQRKNQQEKLERERQRTKMLEEISAKEIEKRQCDERAKEKYNLWLEKKKEEEIVKKQIEKEEAELKERREMADKKFKEWLRSAKDKPRPASSPCGYSNGKPTGFYDQNYYPAPSFCNPIPWKPIHAPPPEESSRKQAVKKTQKQRSFVLQRHTAAVSCKPKDNLGIGLVRQVRR, from the coding sequence ATGGCACCCCTGTCCTTTACAGGACACtattgcagagagagagagcacacaaAATTCTCACTGAAAGAAAAACGGCAGGAATTGCTTCAAAGGAAGAATCAACAGGAAAAattagaaagagagagacaacGTACTAAAATGTTGGAGGAAATATCTGCAAAAGAGATTGAGAAGAGGCAATGTGATGAAAgggcaaaagaaaaatataatttgtggcttgaaaaaaagaaggaagaagaaattgTAAAAAAGCAAATTGAAAAGGAAGAAGCAGAATTAAAAGAAAGGAGAGAGATGGCAGATAAAAAATTCAAGGAATGGTTGAGAAGTGCCAAGGACAAACCACGCCCTGCATCTAGCCCTTGTGGATACTCCAATGGAAAACCCACAGGCTTCTATGATCAGAATTACTATCCAGCTCCCAGTTTCTGCAATCCCATTCCTTGGAAACCTATCCATGCCCCACCGCCAGAAGAATCCTCTAGAAAACAGGCAGTAAAGAAGactcaaaagcagaggagttttGTGCTACAAAGACATACGGCAGCTGTAAGCTGTAAGCCAAAAGACAACCTTGGTATCGGTTTAGTTCGCCAAGTGCGGAGGTAA